In a genomic window of Terriglobales bacterium:
- a CDS encoding ABC transporter ATP-binding protein, with the protein MKLTIEAVSKAYRGKTWALRGFSLELWPGVLGLLGPNGAGKTTLMSILATITRASEGKVTWDGVDIAHSPDTLRALLGYLPQDFGVYPNLNAVEFLEYLAAIKGLDAGGARRRIDELLQLVNLTEVRKRPLGGYSGGMKQRVGIAQALLNDPRLLIVDEPTAGLDPEERVRFRNLLAELSGERIVILSTHIVSDVEAVATDIALISGGQLVAHSAPEFLLRSVEGKVWEWVLPSAELPTARQQHLISSTARRSDGVHARVVGERPPGAAAEPLVPTLEDAYLLALT; encoded by the coding sequence ATGAAACTGACGATCGAGGCGGTCAGCAAGGCGTACCGTGGCAAGACCTGGGCGCTGCGCGGCTTCAGCCTGGAGCTGTGGCCGGGGGTGCTGGGGCTGCTGGGGCCGAACGGCGCCGGCAAGACCACGCTGATGAGCATCCTGGCCACCATCACTCGCGCCAGCGAGGGCAAAGTCACCTGGGACGGCGTGGACATCGCCCATTCCCCCGACACCCTGCGCGCCCTCCTCGGTTACCTGCCCCAGGACTTCGGCGTCTATCCCAACCTGAACGCGGTCGAGTTCCTGGAGTACCTGGCCGCCATCAAGGGGCTGGACGCGGGCGGAGCCCGCCGCCGTATCGACGAACTGCTGCAGCTGGTGAACCTGACCGAGGTGCGCAAGCGGCCGCTGGGCGGCTACTCCGGCGGGATGAAGCAGCGCGTGGGCATCGCCCAGGCGCTGCTCAACGATCCCCGGCTGCTGATCGTGGACGAGCCCACCGCCGGCCTCGACCCCGAGGAGCGGGTGCGCTTCCGCAACCTGCTGGCCGAGCTCTCGGGCGAGCGGATCGTCATCCTCTCCACCCATATCGTCTCCGATGTCGAGGCGGTGGCCACCGACATCGCGCTTATCTCCGGGGGGCAACTGGTGGCGCACTCCGCCCCCGAGTTCCTGCTGCGCAGCGTGGAAGGCAAAGTGTGGGAGTGGGTGCTGCCCAGCGCCGAGCTGCCCACGGCGCGGCAACAACATCTGATCTCCTCCACCGCGCGGCGCAGCGATGGGGTGCACGCGCGCGTGGTGGGCGAGCGCCCGCCCGGAGCCGCGGCCGAGCCGTTGGTTCCCACTTTGGAAGATGCCTACCTGCTGGCGCTCAC
- a CDS encoding ATP-dependent 6-phosphofructokinase — MRVGMLTGGGDCPGLNAVIRAAVRKGIFHYKDEFVGFLEGWRGVLEDKTEELDLARIAGILPRGGTILRTSRTNPAKNPGGLERCVENLKKHQVEALIAIGGDDTMGIAQKLHHAGVKVVGVPKTIDNDLSGTDFCFGFDTAVNIATEAIDRVHTTAEAHNRVMVVEVMGRDSGWIAIYSGIAGGADVILVPERPFDIEEVAAIIKRRHASGRYFSIVVAAEGAKFSTDVDKEHGAPIVQDMGKDDFGHVRLGGIGGILAREIEKRTGIETRFVVLGHIQRGGSPTAFDRVLATRYGIGAIDRVHSGEFGMMVALRGTKIVSVPLSEALVATRPVDPELLDVALGLRDRREMKNGS, encoded by the coding sequence ATGAGAGTCGGCATGCTGACCGGGGGCGGCGACTGCCCCGGACTCAACGCGGTCATCCGCGCCGCGGTGCGCAAGGGCATCTTCCACTACAAGGACGAGTTCGTCGGCTTCCTGGAAGGCTGGCGGGGCGTGCTCGAAGACAAGACCGAGGAGCTGGACCTGGCCAGGATCGCCGGCATCCTGCCGCGCGGCGGCACCATCTTGCGCACCTCGCGCACCAATCCCGCCAAGAACCCCGGCGGGTTGGAACGCTGCGTGGAGAACCTGAAGAAGCACCAGGTGGAGGCGCTCATCGCCATCGGCGGCGACGACACCATGGGAATCGCGCAGAAGCTGCACCACGCCGGGGTGAAGGTGGTGGGCGTGCCCAAGACCATCGACAACGACCTCAGCGGCACCGATTTCTGCTTCGGCTTCGATACCGCCGTCAACATCGCTACCGAGGCTATCGACCGCGTGCACACCACCGCCGAGGCCCACAACCGGGTGATGGTGGTGGAGGTGATGGGGCGGGACTCCGGCTGGATCGCCATCTACAGCGGCATCGCCGGCGGCGCCGACGTGATCCTGGTGCCGGAGCGGCCTTTCGACATCGAGGAAGTCGCGGCCATCATCAAGCGCCGCCACGCCAGCGGGCGCTACTTCTCCATCGTGGTGGCCGCCGAGGGCGCCAAGTTCTCCACCGACGTGGACAAGGAGCACGGCGCTCCCATCGTGCAGGACATGGGCAAGGACGACTTCGGACACGTGCGGCTGGGAGGCATCGGCGGCATCCTGGCGCGCGAGATCGAGAAGCGCACCGGCATCGAGACCCGCTTCGTGGTGCTGGGACACATCCAGCGCGGAGGCTCGCCCACCGCCTTCGACCGCGTGCTGGCCACCCGCTACGGCATCGGCGCCATCGACCGCGTGCACAGTGGGGAATTCGGCATGATGGTGGCCCTGCGCGGCACCAAGATCGTCTCCGTGCCCCTCTCGGAGGCGCTGGTCGCCACCCGCCCCGTCGATCCTGAATTGCTCGACGTCGCCCTCGGTCTGCGTGACCGCCGGGAGATGAAGAATGGCTCCTAG
- a CDS encoding hydrogenase maturation nickel metallochaperone HypA, translating into MSIANSILEAVRKESAARGGARVSKVGVRVGELAAIDPEALRFCFEALVQGSDLEPLALEIEVKPRQQRCPACNVTFVVKDYNLACPNCGTQQTECVSGDELDLAYLELSS; encoded by the coding sequence ATGAGTATCGCCAATTCGATCCTGGAGGCGGTGCGCAAGGAGTCCGCCGCCCGCGGCGGCGCCCGCGTCAGCAAGGTGGGCGTGCGCGTGGGGGAGCTGGCGGCCATCGATCCCGAGGCTCTGCGCTTCTGCTTCGAGGCCCTCGTGCAGGGCAGCGACCTGGAGCCGCTCGCCCTGGAGATCGAAGTGAAGCCCCGACAGCAGCGCTGTCCCGCCTGCAACGTGACGTTCGTTGTAAAGGACTACAACCTCGCCTGTCCCAACTGCGGCACGCAGCAGACGGAGTGCGTCTCGGGCGATGAGCTGGACCTGGCGTACCTGGAGCTCAGTTCTTAA
- a CDS encoding HypC/HybG/HupF family hydrogenase formation chaperone: MCLAVPGRVVACRPQEGGRAGLVRFGPVTQSVRLDFVPEVAVGDYVLVHVGFAISRVDAEEAERTYRLLEAAGYLAEAAALGGQESAIELAPGERVA, translated from the coding sequence ATGTGCCTAGCCGTGCCGGGAAGGGTGGTGGCTTGCCGTCCGCAGGAGGGCGGGCGCGCCGGCCTGGTGCGCTTCGGCCCTGTCACCCAGTCCGTGCGCCTGGACTTTGTCCCCGAGGTGGCCGTCGGCGACTACGTGCTGGTGCACGTGGGCTTCGCCATCAGCCGCGTGGATGCGGAGGAAGCGGAGCGCACCTACCGCCTGCTGGAGGCGGCCGGCTACCTGGCCGAAGCCGCCGCCCTCGGCGGCCAAGAGTCGGCCATAGAATTGGCGCCGGGCGAGCGGGTCGCCTAG
- a CDS encoding hydrogenase maturation protease, producing MNKVVSFPRPPLLVIGCGNLTCGDDRAGLEFARKLRPQSCAQYAAREMPQLSVDLLELFKETETILFVDAVETGAAPGTLHLVPLPYAGLQSRSLGKVSGHGWGLNEVLGLARSLGREIPRLALLGIELESVEPGEPISPAVKQALQVALENFPRLRTLLSGTADALTRPRSFAPGDCAFPGEIKCA from the coding sequence ATGAACAAAGTCGTGAGTTTTCCCCGCCCACCGCTGCTGGTGATCGGCTGTGGCAACCTCACCTGCGGTGACGACCGCGCCGGGCTGGAGTTCGCGCGCAAGCTGCGCCCGCAGTCCTGCGCCCAGTACGCCGCCCGCGAGATGCCCCAGCTCTCCGTGGACCTGCTGGAGCTGTTCAAAGAAACCGAGACCATCCTCTTCGTGGATGCGGTCGAGACAGGCGCCGCCCCGGGAACCCTGCACCTGGTCCCGCTGCCCTACGCCGGCTTGCAGAGCCGTTCCCTGGGCAAGGTCTCTGGCCACGGGTGGGGGCTGAACGAGGTGCTGGGGCTGGCCCGCTCCCTGGGCCGCGAGATTCCACGTCTGGCGCTGCTGGGCATCGAGCTGGAGTCGGTGGAGCCGGGCGAGCCCATCTCCCCGGCGGTGAAGCAGGCGCTGCAGGTCGCGCTGGAGAATTTTCCCCGGCTGCGCACCCTGCTCTCGGGCACGGCCGACGCCCTGACCCGGCCGCGGAGCTTTGCCCCCGGCGACTGCGCATTCCCGGGAGAGATCAAATGTGCCTAG
- a CDS encoding Ni/Fe hydrogenase subunit alpha, protein MSQTTQTAAGERIVKGNHLLTRVEGEGGVYVRWEQDRLAEVRLDIFEPPRFFEAFLRGRHLHEVPDITARICGICPVAYQMSSVHALEAALGLVISPQIRRLRRLLYCAEWIQSHALHIYLLEGPDFLGYESALSMAKDHPELVERGLRLKKVGNDLLEVLGGRATHPVSVCVGGFYKTPRRKELMALHESLVWGLEAARTTARWAAQLTLPELTADYDFVALSHPDEYPMNEGRIVSSSGLDLTAAQFEQHFLELHVAHSTALHSVRTENASSYLVGPLARLNLNRERLAPQAREVAHSSGLSFPLRNPFAMIIARSLEMLHAFEEALSIVESYEEPALSAVECKVHAGEGCAATEAPRGLLYHRYRVNERGLVDYAKIVPPTAQNLRRIEDDLRLLLPRLKEASDEEVLTACENLVRAYDPCISCSTHFLKLKIDRSPRP, encoded by the coding sequence ATGAGCCAGACCACCCAGACCGCAGCCGGAGAGCGCATCGTGAAGGGCAACCACCTGCTCACCCGAGTGGAGGGCGAGGGTGGAGTCTACGTGCGCTGGGAGCAGGACCGGCTGGCGGAGGTGCGGCTCGACATCTTCGAGCCCCCGCGCTTCTTCGAGGCCTTCCTGCGCGGCCGTCACCTGCACGAGGTCCCCGACATCACCGCGCGCATCTGCGGCATCTGCCCGGTGGCCTACCAGATGAGCTCGGTGCACGCCCTGGAAGCGGCGCTGGGCCTCGTCATCAGCCCCCAGATCCGCCGCTTGCGCCGCCTGCTCTACTGCGCGGAGTGGATCCAGAGTCACGCCCTGCATATCTACCTGCTGGAAGGACCCGACTTCCTGGGCTACGAAAGCGCCCTCAGCATGGCCAAGGACCACCCGGAACTGGTGGAGCGCGGCCTGCGTCTCAAGAAGGTGGGCAACGACCTGCTCGAAGTCTTGGGTGGGCGCGCCACCCACCCGGTGTCGGTGTGTGTGGGCGGCTTCTACAAGACGCCGCGCCGCAAGGAACTGATGGCACTGCACGAGTCGCTGGTCTGGGGGCTGGAGGCGGCGCGCACCACCGCGCGCTGGGCGGCGCAACTGACCCTGCCTGAACTTACCGCCGACTACGACTTCGTCGCCCTCTCCCATCCCGATGAGTACCCTATGAACGAGGGCCGGATCGTCTCCTCTTCCGGCCTGGACCTGACCGCGGCGCAGTTCGAGCAGCACTTCCTGGAGCTGCACGTGGCCCACTCCACCGCGCTGCATTCGGTGCGCACGGAAAACGCCAGCAGCTACCTGGTGGGCCCGCTGGCGCGGCTGAACCTGAACCGCGAGCGGCTGGCGCCGCAGGCGCGGGAGGTGGCGCACTCGAGCGGCCTCAGCTTCCCGCTGCGCAATCCCTTCGCCATGATCATCGCCCGCTCGCTGGAGATGCTGCACGCCTTCGAGGAAGCGCTCAGCATCGTGGAGAGCTACGAGGAGCCGGCGCTGAGCGCGGTGGAGTGCAAGGTGCACGCCGGCGAAGGCTGCGCCGCCACCGAAGCTCCTCGCGGCCTGCTCTACCACCGCTACCGCGTCAATGAGCGCGGCCTCGTGGACTACGCCAAGATCGTCCCACCCACGGCGCAGAACCTGCGCCGCATCGAGGATGACCTCCGCCTGCTGCTGCCCCGGCTGAAGGAGGCCTCCGATGAGGAGGTACTCACGGCCTGCGAGAACCTGGTGCGGGCCTATGACCCGTGCATCTCCTGTTCCACCCACTTTCTCAAGCTGAAGATCGATAGGAGCCCAAGGCCATGA
- a CDS encoding FAD/NAD(P)-binding protein — protein sequence MSQAIHIPAMTPAVLPMLPQPAVIRAIKPESYGVATYTLAFQDPALAAAYRFLPGQFNMLYLPAFGEVAISLSSDPAQPQALGHSIRFGGSVTQGIGRLKVGDMLGLRGPYGSHWPLDLAAGKDVLMVAGGIGLAPLRPALLTILKERSKYGRVLLLYGGRTPQDLLYTDEFEAWQKAGVELHVSVDWADENWKGQVGVIPMLFYRIRLEYKKCLVLTCGPEIMMRFVIYEALARNIPRESIYISMERNMKCAVGFCGHCQYGPNFICQQGPILNFATVEPFFGKESF from the coding sequence ATGAGCCAGGCGATCCACATTCCGGCGATGACCCCAGCGGTGCTGCCCATGCTGCCGCAGCCGGCGGTGATCCGGGCCATCAAGCCCGAGTCCTACGGCGTGGCCACCTACACGCTGGCCTTCCAGGACCCGGCGCTGGCCGCCGCCTACCGATTCCTTCCGGGGCAGTTCAACATGCTCTACCTGCCGGCCTTCGGAGAAGTGGCGATCTCGCTGAGTTCCGATCCGGCGCAGCCGCAGGCGCTGGGCCACAGCATCCGCTTCGGCGGCAGCGTCACCCAGGGCATCGGGCGGCTGAAGGTGGGCGACATGCTGGGGCTGCGCGGCCCCTACGGCTCGCACTGGCCGCTGGACTTGGCCGCAGGCAAGGACGTGCTCATGGTGGCCGGCGGCATCGGCTTGGCGCCGCTGCGCCCCGCGCTCCTGACCATCCTCAAAGAGCGCAGCAAGTACGGCCGCGTGCTCTTGCTCTACGGCGGGCGCACGCCCCAGGATCTGCTCTACACCGACGAGTTCGAGGCCTGGCAGAAGGCAGGGGTGGAGCTGCACGTCAGTGTGGACTGGGCGGACGAGAACTGGAAGGGGCAGGTGGGCGTCATCCCCATGCTCTTCTACCGCATCCGGCTGGAGTACAAGAAGTGCCTGGTGCTCACCTGCGGGCCGGAGATCATGATGCGCTTCGTGATCTACGAGGCGCTGGCCCGCAACATTCCCCGCGAGTCCATCTACATCTCCATGGAGCGCAACATGAAGTGCGCGGTGGGCTTCTGCGGCCACTGCCAGTACGGGCCCAACTTCATCTGCCAGCAAGGGCCGATCCTCAACTTCGCCACGGTCGAGCCGTTCTTCGGCAAGGAGAGCTTCTGA
- a CDS encoding 4Fe-4S dicluster domain-containing protein, with translation MATASIPRVSASVVVLKAALQKIFENLRAAGFTLVGPRVRDGAIVLDEIAALDDLPRGWTEDKQPGRYRLVPGRNGQYFGFTVGPHSWKQFLHPPSALLFTARKSNGAWVFEPAKPQAPQYAFIGVRPCDLKAIALQDRALLEGPVPDPHYRARRRQVFLLAANCGEAAATCFCTSMKTGPRASTGFDLALTELPDGFLIDVGSETGSEMLQDTEWEPATAFDLGRATQALQRAERQQRELRTDDLPRLLYSNLEHPHWDEVAARCLSCGNCTLACPTCFCTTVEDSSDLRGQVARRTRVWDSCFTGDFSQVHGGNTRPTIRSRYRQFLTHKYASWIDQFGTVGCVGCGRCMTWCPVGIDPTQEVKAFRVSPARPK, from the coding sequence ATGGCGACGGCCAGCATTCCGCGGGTTTCCGCGAGCGTGGTGGTGCTGAAAGCGGCGCTGCAGAAGATCTTCGAGAATCTGCGGGCGGCGGGCTTCACCCTGGTGGGACCGCGGGTGCGCGACGGCGCCATCGTGCTGGACGAGATCGCAGCCCTCGACGACCTGCCCCGGGGCTGGACTGAAGACAAACAGCCCGGCCGCTACCGCCTGGTTCCCGGCCGCAACGGCCAGTATTTCGGCTTCACTGTCGGGCCGCACTCCTGGAAGCAGTTTCTGCATCCCCCCAGCGCCCTCCTCTTCACGGCGCGCAAGAGCAACGGGGCGTGGGTCTTCGAGCCGGCCAAGCCGCAGGCGCCGCAGTACGCCTTCATCGGCGTACGGCCCTGCGACCTGAAGGCCATCGCCCTGCAGGACCGGGCGCTGCTGGAGGGCCCGGTGCCCGATCCCCACTACCGCGCCCGCCGCCGCCAGGTCTTTCTGCTGGCCGCCAACTGCGGCGAGGCCGCCGCCACCTGCTTCTGCACCTCCATGAAGACCGGCCCGCGCGCCAGCACCGGCTTCGACCTGGCGCTCACCGAACTGCCCGACGGCTTCCTCATCGATGTGGGCTCCGAGACCGGCTCCGAAATGCTGCAGGACACGGAGTGGGAGCCGGCCACCGCCTTCGACCTGGGGCGGGCCACGCAGGCGCTGCAGCGGGCCGAGCGCCAGCAGCGCGAGCTGCGCACCGACGACCTGCCCAGGCTGCTCTACTCCAATCTCGAGCATCCGCACTGGGACGAGGTGGCCGCGCGCTGTCTCTCCTGCGGCAACTGCACCCTGGCCTGCCCCACGTGTTTCTGCACCACGGTGGAGGACTCCAGCGACCTGCGCGGGCAGGTGGCCCGGCGCACCCGGGTGTGGGACTCCTGCTTCACCGGCGATTTCTCCCAGGTGCACGGAGGCAACACCCGGCCGACGATCCGCTCCCGCTACCGCCAGTTCCTGACCCACAAGTACGCCTCCTGGATCGACCAGTTCGGGACGGTGGGCTGCGTGGGCTGCGGGCGCTGCATGACCTGGTGCCCGGTGGGCATCGATCCCACGCAGGAGGTCAAAGCGTTCCGCGTCTCTCCGGCGAGGCCCAAATGA
- a CDS encoding universal stress protein produces MKLLDATTRLALKSLLFATDFSLASQAALPYAAAIARRYGARLLLAHVVRPQVWAPAPPEWVPMESEVPRQAAMAEMSKLEQSPLLAGLPHQVAVEEGAVWECLSRLIREQESDLLIMGTHGRRGLQKLLMGSVAEELFRLASCPVLTVGPGVAAAAGTAEFHRILFATDFSNESQAALPYAVSLAQENQARLTLLHVVETTSPGYLADPDRALTVLKERLQGLLPREAALWCEPELALESGEPGDGILRVAEEQQADLIVLGVRPIRRLAAHLPIATAHEVVCHAACPVLTVRG; encoded by the coding sequence ATGAAGCTCCTGGATGCCACCACGCGGCTGGCTCTGAAGAGCCTGCTCTTCGCCACCGATTTTTCCCTCGCCTCCCAGGCCGCCCTGCCTTATGCGGCGGCCATCGCGCGCCGCTACGGGGCCCGTCTTCTCCTGGCCCACGTAGTGCGCCCCCAGGTGTGGGCGCCGGCGCCCCCGGAGTGGGTGCCCATGGAAAGCGAGGTCCCACGCCAGGCCGCCATGGCGGAGATGTCGAAGCTGGAGCAATCGCCGTTGCTCGCCGGCCTTCCCCACCAGGTCGCCGTCGAGGAAGGCGCCGTGTGGGAGTGCCTCTCTCGCCTGATCCGGGAGCAGGAGAGCGACCTGCTGATCATGGGCACACACGGGCGCCGCGGCCTGCAGAAGCTGCTCATGGGCTCGGTGGCGGAGGAGCTGTTTCGCCTGGCGTCCTGCCCGGTGCTGACGGTGGGACCGGGAGTGGCGGCCGCCGCCGGCACCGCCGAGTTCCATCGCATCCTGTTTGCCACCGACTTCTCCAACGAGTCGCAGGCGGCGCTGCCTTACGCGGTTTCCCTGGCGCAGGAGAACCAGGCGCGGCTCACCCTGCTGCACGTGGTCGAGACCACCTCGCCCGGCTACCTGGCGGACCCCGACCGCGCGCTCACCGTCTTGAAGGAGAGGCTCCAGGGCCTGCTGCCGCGGGAGGCGGCGCTGTGGTGCGAACCCGAGCTGGCGTTAGAGAGCGGTGAGCCCGGCGATGGCATCCTGCGGGTCGCGGAGGAGCAGCAGGCCGACCTGATCGTGCTGGGAGTACGGCCCATCCGTCGCCTGGCTGCGCACTTGCCGATCGCGACCGCACACGAGGTGGTGTGCCACGCGGCCTGCCCGGTGCTCACGGTCCGCGGATGA
- a CDS encoding phosphate acyltransferase, with translation MSLTKARAIMQRIIEKAQAGPKRVVFPEGEEERVLRAARILVEQKIAEPILLGNPPAIQGRAAQSGHSLDGIEIEDPAASPWKRAYVPELYRLRRRRGVTLSEAAALLESRNVFGCMMVHMGDADALVSGTSQHYPDTVRPALQIIRAREGVRKVAGMDLIVTRQGELYFLADTTVNIEPSAEELAEIALGAAQQARRFDVVPRVALLSFSNFGSTPHPLARKVQRAVELVKQADPELMVDGEMQADAAVVPAIRESTYPFSSLKGGANVLIFPDLQSSNIAFKLLTRIGEATALGPVLMGLSQPVHLLQRGAEVEDIVNIAALAVVEAQEVAARIPPAAKFAPSAA, from the coding sequence ATGAGTCTCACCAAGGCGCGTGCCATCATGCAACGCATCATCGAGAAGGCCCAGGCCGGGCCCAAGCGCGTGGTCTTCCCCGAAGGAGAGGAGGAGAGGGTACTGCGGGCCGCGCGCATCCTGGTGGAGCAGAAGATCGCCGAGCCCATCCTGCTTGGCAACCCGCCGGCGATCCAGGGGCGCGCCGCGCAATCGGGCCATTCGCTGGACGGCATCGAGATAGAGGACCCTGCCGCTTCTCCCTGGAAGAGGGCCTATGTGCCGGAACTCTACCGCCTGCGCCGGCGCCGCGGCGTGACGCTCTCCGAGGCCGCCGCGCTGCTGGAGAGCCGCAACGTCTTCGGCTGCATGATGGTGCACATGGGCGACGCCGACGCTCTGGTGTCGGGCACCAGCCAGCACTATCCCGACACCGTCCGTCCCGCCCTGCAGATCATCCGGGCGCGCGAAGGCGTGCGCAAGGTGGCGGGGATGGACTTGATCGTCACCCGCCAGGGCGAGCTCTATTTCCTGGCCGACACCACCGTGAACATCGAGCCCAGCGCCGAAGAGCTGGCCGAGATCGCCCTGGGCGCCGCCCAGCAGGCGCGCCGCTTCGACGTGGTGCCGCGCGTCGCCCTGCTCTCTTTCTCCAACTTCGGCAGCACCCCCCATCCGCTCGCCCGCAAGGTGCAGCGCGCCGTCGAGCTGGTGAAGCAGGCGGACCCGGAGCTGATGGTGGACGGGGAGATGCAGGCCGATGCCGCCGTGGTCCCCGCCATCCGCGAGTCGACCTATCCTTTTTCCAGCCTGAAGGGCGGGGCCAACGTGCTGATCTTCCCCGACCTGCAGTCGAGCAACATCGCCTTCAAGCTGCTGACGCGCATCGGCGAGGCCACTGCCCTGGGACCCGTCCTGATGGGGCTGAGCCAGCCCGTGCACCTGCTGCAGCGGGGCGCGGAGGTGGAGGACATCGTGAACATCGCGGCCCTGGCCGTGGTCGAGGCGCAGGAGGTTGCCGCCCGCATCCCTCCCGCCGCCAAGTTCGCACCCAGTGCCGCCTGA
- a CDS encoding CBS domain-containing protein, translating to MQIAEVMTQELVSCLSNCSAQAAAEMMRRHNIGILPVVFNRFSRKLLGVVTDRDLCLAVISAGHPPQVEVQECMTTEVVTCSPQDDVQVAIRRMQEHQLRRLPVVDSDGRLVGIVSLADLVRHGAIDPKDLYLTLRKIFALRPHVAARIA from the coding sequence ATGCAGATCGCCGAGGTGATGACACAAGAACTGGTCTCCTGCCTGTCGAACTGCAGCGCGCAAGCGGCGGCGGAGATGATGCGCCGGCACAACATCGGCATCCTGCCGGTGGTCTTCAACCGCTTCAGCCGCAAGCTGCTGGGAGTGGTGACCGATCGCGACCTGTGCCTGGCGGTCATCAGCGCGGGCCACCCGCCGCAGGTGGAAGTGCAGGAGTGCATGACCACCGAGGTGGTCACCTGCTCGCCCCAGGACGACGTCCAGGTTGCCATCCGCCGGATGCAGGAACACCAGTTGCGCCGATTGCCGGTAGTCGACAGCGACGGGCGGCTGGTGGGCATCGTGTCCCTGGCGGACCTGGTCCGTCACGGCGCCATCGACCCCAAGGACCTGTACCTGACGCTGCGCAAGATCTTCGCGCTCCGCCCCCATGTGGCGGCACGCATCGCCTGA